From Haloplasma contractile SSD-17B:
GTCAATCACTGCAAAAATGAAAGAACTGATCCCACGACAACAATTTGAAGTACCTGTACAAGCTGCTATTAATAATAAAGTAATTGCAAGAAGCACGATTAAAGCTCTACGTAAAAACGTACTTGCAAAATGTTATGGTGGAGATATTTCGCGTAAGAAGAAACTACTCGAGAAACAAAAAGAAGGAAAGAAACGTATGAAGTCCGTAGGAAGCGTAGAAGTACCTCAAGAAGCGTTTATGGCGGTTCTTTCAGTAGATGAGTAGTAAACTAAATAAAATGAACTAAGGACACATTGTGATGAACTGACACAGTGTGTTTTTTTATGTTTTATTAATTATCAAAATATCAAACAGATTATTATTACTCATTTACACCTCAATCAATATGGGAACACCTAGTCTCAGCAAATATTTTAATGATCATTACATTAATAGTTGTCACGTTCATACTGGTAACGTTAGGTTCTTTAATTAAAAATTATCATTTAATGACAACCATTAACTACTTTCTATACTTATTAACAGTATTTATATTCATAATTATTCATGATTATGAAGAACCGCTTTTGTATGATCTATTCATGCCACTTTTATCGGAATATAACTTTCTAACGCTTTTAATTACTATAGCTATTTTGTTTACACTTGATCAGTTTACAATATATCTAATTAAAAACAAATTGGATTTCACCTAAGATTATTCATACAAAAAGGGATTGCATTCTAATTGCAATCCCTTGATTATAGTTCTGACTTAAAAAGATGAATCTTACCCGCTGACTACTCATTGTGATCAGAACCTGTACTTTATTTAAGTAAACACTCTGTGTCTTTATACTTATTAATACGAAATTATAACAATATACGATGTCAAATTATGTCGACAACACCTAATCGACATAATACAACAGAATTTTATCTAAATTTTAATAAGCATTTTTCTCCTACAGACATATAGTAATAGTGAAGGAATTTTTAACATGAACAGGATAAATTAAAATGTGAAATAACACGAACTATATTTAGTAGAATTAATATATATATGTAAAAAACTGAATTATTGATCTATAAACATTGTAACTAATTGTATGTTCAGTAATATAAATAATATGAATGTACTAAATTAATTCCTTGAATACTCCGCGATTCTTCATTTTAATTGAATGGCGGCCATTTTGCTTTACTAATTGGTTAATTTCTAGCAGCACTATGATTGAGTAAAATCATCATTTTGATGTTTAGATTGCTAAAAATTAAAAAAAGGTATCAATAAATAATTGAATAAAATCCTTCACTATTTCACAAATAGTTAAGAATATTTTACCATGATAATGAGAGTGAGATTATGGATATTTTATATAATGAAAAATTTAATGAATTTAAAGATCGGTATTTTCCTAATATAATTGGCCTTAAAAATGTACTACATGAATTGTTTTCCATTTACTGCATGATTCAAATTAATGGAGTAAAGGAAGGATTTAAAATAAAGAATAAAAAACAAGCATTAAATATGGTGTTCTATGGAAACCCTGGGACTGGTAAAACAACGATTGCAAGAAAGGTAGCTCATTTGCTGAAAGACTTAAACTATCTTAGTCGCGGCCATTTAGTCGAAATTGATCGAAGTGATTTGATTGGTGAATACGTTGGTCAGACTACGATTAAAACGAAGAAGGTATTACAAGAGGCAAAGGGTGGTATATTATTTATAGATGAAGCCTACAGTTTATATAATAATGAATTTGTCGATTATGGAAATGAAGCGATTGATATTATGCTTAAGTTTGTAGAGGATAACCATGAGGATATAGTTGTAATATTAGCTGGCTATAAAGAGAAAATTACTGAGATGCTAGACAATAACAAGGGACTATCATCTCGTTTTCCTATTCAAATAGAATTTAAGGATTATAAAGTTGATGATCTTTATAAAATTTTTATCCAACTAATTGAAGAAAATGAATATTTGCTAGATAAAAAAGCTGAAAAATCAATTTATACGCTTTTAAAAAATAAAGCACTTGAAAATAGCAATCAATTATTATCAAATGGCAGATATATTAGGAATTTAACAGAACATATCATTAGAAAACACGATATGAGAGTATATCTTTTAAACAAGTTAACATTAAATGATTTAAAACTTATCACAGATGAAGACATAAAGGTACAAATATAATTACATAGATATTGGGATTGTAGAGTGATGAAGTTTAAGTTAGAATAACAACGGTGAATATAAACAGATTTAAAATAACTGTATAAATAAAAAAAGCAAGTAAATCCTAAGAAGAGGAATTACTTGTTTTTTTTGTTGTTTCTAGTATAGTTAACTCATAAATCTAAATAAACCAACTACTTTTCCAATTATTTTACAGTGTTTAAGTAAGATTGGTTCGTAGTCATCGTTTTCAGGTTGTAACCTGATATGGTCTTTTTCTTTATAAAATGTCTTAACGGTTACTTCTCCCTCTTCATTCATAGCGACAACGATTTCTCCATTACGCGCTACATCTGTTTTATTAATTAAAATTTGATCGCCGTCATGTATTCCGGCATTAATCATACTATCGCCAGATACAGTTAATAAAAAGACAGCTTCGTTTGATTTTACATACGAAGTAGGAATAGGGAAGTAGTCAGTCGTGTGTTCAATAGCCTCTATTGGATTACCGGCAGTAACTTTACCAAGTACGGGAATATGAATGAGATCCTGATTAAAGTGATTTGTATCATGTACAATTGATAATCCACGTGATTTTGAAGGGTCTTTATGTAAATAGCCCTTATCAATTAATTTTTGTAACTGAGAATGAACTGAAGCACTAGATGATAGTGAAACTGCTTTACCAATTTCACGAACACTAGGTGGATATCCCTGTTCATTTAAATATTCCATTATGAATCCCAAAATTTCTTCTTGTTTTTCTGATAATTTATTCATCGTATCACCTTGTTTTATTATTTAATTTCATACGAAAGTTAATTCCTTTCGTAATATGGTAGATAATGTTAAAATAAATAAGAAATGTCCTAATTAAATATTATCATATTTTTACCATATAATCAAACAAATGTTCACTAGAAACAAAATTCTTCTAATTGTTAGTGAAGAGAATATGAAATTAGCTTATAATCACATTGTTTGATGACGGTTCTAAACTTTCCCAGTTTTTAAAGTACGAGAGTTGCGGTGGCATGTAGCAACAGATTTTGTTTACTCTACACTTAAAAATAAGTCGACATCATACTTGTTATGGTTTATTAGTCTGAGGTTGTTTTGATCACTAAGATAAACGAACTCTTTAAAAAAGAAAAACCCACTACGTTAATAGTGGGTTAAAAGCCAACCTTCTCTTGGCTTTTTGATTAATTATT
This genomic window contains:
- a CDS encoding AAA family ATPase, with the translated sequence MDILYNEKFNEFKDRYFPNIIGLKNVLHELFSIYCMIQINGVKEGFKIKNKKQALNMVFYGNPGTGKTTIARKVAHLLKDLNYLSRGHLVEIDRSDLIGEYVGQTTIKTKKVLQEAKGGILFIDEAYSLYNNEFVDYGNEAIDIMLKFVEDNHEDIVVILAGYKEKITEMLDNNKGLSSRFPIQIEFKDYKVDDLYKIFIQLIEENEYLLDKKAEKSIYTLLKNKALENSNQLLSNGRYIRNLTEHIIRKHDMRVYLLNKLTLNDLKLITDEDIKVQI
- the lexA gene encoding transcriptional repressor LexA, coding for MNKLSEKQEEILGFIMEYLNEQGYPPSVREIGKAVSLSSSASVHSQLQKLIDKGYLHKDPSKSRGLSIVHDTNHFNQDLIHIPVLGKVTAGNPIEAIEHTTDYFPIPTSYVKSNEAVFLLTVSGDSMINAGIHDGDQILINKTDVARNGEIVVAMNEEGEVTVKTFYKEKDHIRLQPENDDYEPILLKHCKIIGKVVGLFRFMS